The following proteins come from a genomic window of Streptomyces sp. GS7:
- a CDS encoding sugar ABC transporter substrate-binding protein, producing MRLRTRTTGAAAGAAVLALCALTGCNRGSDTAGGRIGIDVPRTDTDFWNSYQQYLKHDLDHGGPAALPLSNSQNDIGKLVADVQALTDQGAKAIVMAPQDTGAVAAELRRLAGKKIPVVSVDTRPDEGKVYMVVRADNRAYGERSCEYLGNKLGGRGRVAELQGDLSSINGRDRSEAFASCMKRRFPGITVHELATDWKGEVASAKLQSLLAQHRDLDGIYLQAGGAFLQPTLALLQQQKLLRPAGSAGHITIISNDGIPDELAAIRAGTIDATLSQPADLYAKYALYYARAALAGKTFAPGPTDHHSTIVKIGNGLEDQLPAPLVTKATVGDPGLWANQLGTAK from the coding sequence ATGAGACTGCGTACACGGACGACCGGAGCGGCGGCCGGTGCCGCGGTGCTCGCCCTCTGCGCGCTGACCGGCTGCAACCGGGGCAGCGACACCGCGGGCGGCCGGATCGGCATCGACGTGCCCCGTACGGACACCGACTTCTGGAACTCCTACCAGCAGTACCTCAAGCATGACCTGGACCACGGCGGTCCGGCCGCGCTGCCGCTGTCCAACTCGCAGAACGACATCGGCAAGCTCGTCGCCGACGTGCAGGCGCTGACCGACCAGGGCGCGAAGGCGATCGTGATGGCGCCGCAGGACACCGGCGCCGTCGCCGCCGAACTCCGGCGGCTGGCCGGGAAGAAGATCCCGGTGGTGAGCGTGGACACCCGCCCGGACGAGGGCAAGGTCTACATGGTCGTGCGCGCCGACAACCGCGCCTATGGCGAGCGGTCCTGCGAGTACCTCGGCAATAAGCTGGGCGGCAGGGGCCGGGTCGCCGAACTCCAGGGGGACCTCAGCTCGATCAACGGGCGGGACCGCTCGGAGGCGTTCGCTTCCTGCATGAAGCGGAGGTTCCCGGGCATCACCGTGCACGAGCTGGCCACGGACTGGAAGGGCGAGGTCGCCTCCGCCAAGCTCCAGAGCCTGCTGGCCCAGCACCGGGACCTCGACGGGATCTACCTGCAGGCCGGCGGCGCCTTCCTCCAGCCGACGCTCGCCCTGCTGCAGCAGCAGAAGCTGCTGAGGCCCGCCGGGTCCGCCGGCCACATCACCATCATCTCCAACGACGGCATCCCGGACGAGCTGGCCGCCATCCGGGCCGGCACGATCGACGCCACCCTCTCCCAGCCCGCCGACCTCTACGCCAAGTACGCGCTGTACTACGCCAGGGCGGCGCTGGCCGGGAAGACCTTCGCCCCCGGGCCGACCGACCACCACTCGACGATCGTGAAGATCGGCAACGGCCTGGAGGACCAACTGCCCGCGCCGCTGGTCACCAAGGCCACCGTCGGCGACCCGGGTCTGTGGGCCAACCAGCTCGGCACGGCGAAGTAG
- a CDS encoding SDR family NAD(P)-dependent oxidoreductase — MTHTTPTTPTTAPGARPLAGKVALVTGGSRGIGAAIAERLAADGAAVALTYHSREDRAGQVVGRIEQAGGTGWAVRADGADPEAVWASVAGTVARFGRLDILVNNAGVGVLGPFEGICLADVDRVLHTNVRAPFLAAQAAAGHLPEGGRIISIGSCMAERAAFPGGSLYATSKTALIGLTKTLARELGPRGITVNLVHPGPVDTDMNPADGAGAELQAGLTSLGSYGRPADVAATVAHLAGDGGRYITGAAIAVDGGFAV, encoded by the coding sequence ATGACCCACACGACTCCGACGACTCCGACTACGGCCCCCGGCGCCCGCCCCCTCGCCGGCAAGGTGGCCCTGGTGACCGGCGGCAGCCGCGGCATCGGCGCTGCGATCGCCGAACGGCTGGCGGCCGACGGTGCGGCGGTGGCGTTGACGTACCACAGCCGCGAGGACCGGGCCGGGCAGGTCGTCGGGCGGATCGAGCAGGCGGGCGGCACGGGCTGGGCGGTGCGGGCCGACGGCGCCGACCCGGAGGCGGTGTGGGCCTCGGTCGCGGGGACCGTGGCGCGGTTCGGGCGGCTGGACATCCTGGTCAACAACGCCGGGGTCGGCGTACTCGGGCCCTTCGAGGGGATCTGTCTCGCCGATGTCGACCGGGTGCTGCACACCAACGTCCGGGCGCCGTTCCTCGCCGCGCAGGCCGCGGCCGGACATCTGCCCGAGGGGGGCAGGATCATCTCCATCGGCAGCTGCATGGCCGAGCGGGCCGCCTTCCCCGGCGGCTCCCTCTACGCCACCAGCAAAACCGCGCTCATCGGCCTCACCAAGACGCTCGCCCGGGAGCTGGGCCCGCGCGGCATCACCGTCAACCTCGTCCACCCGGGCCCCGTCGACACCGACATGAACCCGGCCGACGGCGCCGGCGCGGAGCTGCAGGCCGGGCTGACCTCCCTGGGCTCCTACGGGCGGCCCGCGGACGTGGCGGCCACCGTGGCCCATCTGGCGGGCGACGGCGGCCGGTACATCACGGGGGCGGCGATCGCGGTCGACGGCGGCTTCGCGGTCTGA
- a CDS encoding FadR/GntR family transcriptional regulator, producing MAVTDEAIEKIKGMIVSGALRPGDRLPKESELAAELGLSRNSLREAVRALSLIRILDVRQGDGTYVTSLDPQLLLEAMSFVVDFHRDDTVLEFLAVRRILEPAATGMAAGRIRPAELDALEAKLDALGPQPAVEDLVAGDLEFHRTIVAASGNSVLCSLLDGLSGPTTRARIWRGLTQKDAVARTLTEHRAILGALRDGDAEAARAWATVHIASVEQWLRASL from the coding sequence ATGGCGGTCACCGACGAGGCCATCGAGAAGATCAAGGGAATGATCGTCTCCGGGGCGCTGCGGCCGGGCGACCGGCTGCCGAAGGAGAGCGAGCTGGCAGCCGAACTCGGGCTGTCCCGCAACTCCCTCCGGGAGGCGGTGCGGGCACTCTCGCTCATCCGGATCCTGGATGTCCGCCAGGGCGACGGCACCTACGTCACCAGCCTGGACCCGCAACTCCTCCTGGAGGCCATGAGCTTCGTGGTGGACTTCCACCGCGACGACACAGTCCTGGAGTTCCTGGCCGTCCGCCGGATCCTGGAGCCGGCCGCCACCGGCATGGCCGCCGGCCGCATCCGGCCGGCCGAACTGGACGCGCTGGAGGCGAAGTTGGACGCGCTCGGGCCACAGCCCGCGGTGGAGGACCTGGTCGCCGGCGACCTGGAGTTCCACCGGACGATCGTGGCCGCGTCCGGCAACTCCGTGCTCTGCTCGCTGCTGGACGGCCTGTCCGGGCCGACCACCCGCGCCAGGATCTGGCGCGGGCTGACCCAGAAGGACGCGGTGGCCCGCACCCTCACCGAGCACCGGGCGATCCTCGGCGCGCTCCGCGACGGGGACGCGGAGGCGGCGCGGGCCTGGGCGACGGTGCACATCGCGAGCGTGGAGCAGTGGTTGCGGGCCTCGCTGTGA
- a CDS encoding ABC transporter permease, giving the protein MTGTASPPATETARPAPAGPRPRPGLARRRDLSLVPVIFVLGVIGFVVSPAFLTRDNLVGVIQQSTELGLLVLGEALILISGRMDLSLESTIGLAPVLALWLVMPAHGSRFAGLELLPTWTAIPLCLAAGAAVGATNGLLILKLRVNGFIATLGMLTMLRGLQVGISGGQSLVDVPDSFAYLGRADWLGVPAAVWICLALFALGGAALGYFRHGRALYAIGGNPEAARAAGIRTDRITWIVLTTGSVLAAFAGILYTGHYGAVSASQGNGWIFQVFAAAVIGGIGLKGGRGTLFGALTGVLTLQLVINVMTLGGVPPLWTQFLNGLIIIVALVVSRFTGGEQQD; this is encoded by the coding sequence ATGACCGGCACCGCATCGCCGCCCGCCACCGAGACGGCCCGGCCGGCCCCCGCCGGCCCGCGCCCCCGCCCCGGCCTCGCCCGCCGCCGGGACCTCTCCCTCGTACCGGTGATCTTCGTGCTGGGCGTCATCGGCTTCGTCGTCTCGCCCGCCTTCCTGACCCGGGACAACCTCGTCGGCGTCATCCAGCAGTCCACGGAACTGGGCCTGCTGGTCCTCGGCGAGGCGCTGATCCTGATCAGCGGGCGGATGGACCTGTCGCTGGAGTCGACCATCGGGCTGGCCCCCGTCCTCGCCCTGTGGCTCGTGATGCCCGCCCACGGCTCCCGGTTCGCCGGACTGGAGCTGCTGCCCACCTGGACGGCGATCCCGCTCTGCCTGGCCGCGGGCGCCGCGGTCGGCGCCACCAACGGCCTGCTCATCCTCAAACTGCGGGTCAACGGCTTCATCGCCACCCTCGGCATGCTCACCATGCTGCGCGGCCTCCAAGTGGGCATCTCCGGAGGCCAGTCGCTGGTCGACGTCCCGGACTCGTTCGCGTACCTGGGCCGGGCCGACTGGCTGGGCGTCCCGGCCGCGGTCTGGATCTGCCTCGCCCTCTTCGCGCTCGGCGGCGCGGCGCTGGGCTACTTCCGGCACGGCCGGGCGCTCTACGCGATCGGCGGCAACCCGGAGGCGGCGCGGGCGGCCGGCATCCGCACCGACCGGATCACCTGGATCGTGCTGACCACCGGGAGCGTCCTCGCGGCGTTCGCGGGCATCCTCTACACCGGCCACTACGGCGCGGTCTCCGCCTCCCAGGGCAACGGCTGGATCTTCCAGGTCTTCGCCGCCGCGGTGATCGGCGGCATCGGCCTCAAGGGCGGCCGGGGCACCCTCTTCGGCGCGCTCACCGGCGTCCTCACCCTCCAACTGGTCATCAACGTCATGACGTTGGGCGGGGTGCCGCCCCTGTGGACGCAGTTCCTCAACGGCCTGATCATCATCGTCGCGCTGGTCGTCTCCCGCTTCACCGGCGGCGAGCAGCAGGACTGA
- a CDS encoding glycerol-3-phosphate dehydrogenase/oxidase, translating to MSTLQSVPALGTHPADGSTPSRAETREQLSKATYDLLVIGGGILGISTAWHAAQAGLRVALVDAGDFAGATSSASSKLLHGGLRYLQTGAVKLVAENHFERRAVSRQVAPHLANPLTFYLPVYKGGPHGAAKLGAGVFAYSALSAFGDGVGHVISPAKAQRDVPELRTDNLKAVAVYGDDQMNDSRMALMTVRAAVAAGATVLNHAEVTGLRFTQGRVTGAELKDRMDGREFGVNARLVLNATGPWVDHLRTMEDPNAAPSIRLSKGAHLVLKRTAPWKAALATPIDKYRITFALPWEDMLLLGTTDEEYEGDPADLTVTEKDTAQILDEAAFSIRDQQLSRDLITYSFAGLRVLPGGPGDTSKAKRETVVTEGSGGMLSVAGGKWTTFRHIGRTVMNKLAALPGHPLADDMEPISQLPKKLPLPGIANPNAVAHRLLVDGGTPGPRMAPETARHLATHYGSLSFDIARLANDDPALAERIHPDAPEIWAQVAYARDHEWAETVDDVLRRRTTLTIRGLDTEDVRARVKEMLAD from the coding sequence ATGAGCACCCTGCAGAGCGTCCCGGCCCTCGGGACGCACCCGGCCGACGGTTCCACCCCGAGCCGCGCCGAAACCCGGGAGCAGCTGTCCAAGGCGACCTACGACCTCCTGGTGATCGGCGGCGGCATCCTGGGCATCTCCACCGCCTGGCATGCCGCGCAGGCCGGGCTGCGGGTGGCCTTGGTGGACGCCGGCGACTTCGCCGGCGCCACCTCCTCCGCTTCCTCCAAGCTGCTGCACGGCGGGCTGCGCTACCTGCAGACCGGTGCGGTCAAGCTGGTCGCGGAGAACCACTTCGAGCGGCGTGCGGTCTCCCGCCAGGTCGCCCCGCACCTCGCCAACCCCCTCACCTTCTACCTGCCCGTCTACAAGGGCGGCCCGCACGGCGCGGCCAAGCTCGGCGCCGGTGTCTTCGCCTACTCCGCGCTGTCCGCGTTCGGCGACGGCGTCGGCCACGTCATAAGCCCGGCCAAGGCCCAGCGCGACGTGCCGGAGCTGCGCACCGACAACCTCAAGGCCGTGGCCGTGTACGGCGACGACCAGATGAACGACTCCCGGATGGCCCTGATGACCGTCCGCGCGGCCGTCGCGGCCGGCGCCACGGTCCTCAACCACGCCGAGGTCACCGGCCTCCGCTTCACCCAGGGCCGGGTCACCGGCGCCGAGCTCAAGGACCGCATGGACGGCCGGGAGTTCGGCGTCAACGCGCGCCTGGTGCTCAACGCGACCGGCCCGTGGGTCGACCACCTGCGCACGATGGAGGACCCGAACGCGGCCCCCTCCATCCGCCTCTCCAAGGGCGCCCACCTGGTCCTCAAGCGGACCGCCCCCTGGAAGGCCGCGCTGGCCACCCCGATCGACAAGTACCGCATCACCTTCGCCCTCCCCTGGGAGGACATGCTGCTCCTCGGCACCACGGACGAGGAGTACGAGGGCGACCCCGCGGACCTCACGGTCACCGAGAAGGACACCGCCCAGATCCTGGACGAGGCCGCCTTCTCCATCCGCGACCAGCAGCTGTCCCGCGACCTGATCACCTACTCCTTCGCGGGCCTGCGGGTGCTGCCCGGCGGCCCCGGCGACACCTCCAAGGCCAAGCGCGAGACGGTGGTCACCGAGGGCAGCGGCGGCATGCTGTCGGTCGCCGGCGGCAAGTGGACGACGTTCCGGCACATCGGCCGCACCGTCATGAACAAGCTCGCCGCGCTGCCCGGCCACCCGCTGGCCGACGACATGGAGCCGATCTCGCAGCTGCCGAAGAAGCTCCCGCTGCCCGGTATCGCCAACCCCAACGCCGTCGCCCACCGGCTGCTCGTCGACGGCGGCACCCCCGGACCGCGGATGGCTCCCGAGACCGCGCGGCACCTCGCCACCCACTACGGCTCGCTGTCCTTCGACATCGCCCGGCTGGCGAACGACGACCCGGCGCTGGCCGAGCGGATCCACCCGGACGCGCCGGAGATCTGGGCGCAGGTCGCCTACGCGCGCGACCACGAGTGGGCCGAGACGGTCGACGACGTGCTGCGCCGCCGCACCACGCTGACCATCCGCGGGCTGGACACGGAGGACGTGCGGGCCCGGGTCAAGGAGATGCTGGCGGACTGA
- a CDS encoding amidohydrolase family protein, whose amino-acid sequence MRIDAHHHLWDPTRREQPWMDGPWADPIRRRHALSDLAPHLTAHGVDGTVLVQSSSSYEETAELLAVAAGEGPVRGVVGWADLTDAGLADALAKPPAGLVGIRHQVQDEPDPDWLDRPDVRRGLGTLAAAGLVYDLLVTPRELPAAHRAVADLPELAFVLDHAGKPAVARGDWQPWADAAAALGRLPNVSCKLSGLVTEADWAAWRPQQILPYARHVLDAFGPDRVMFGSDWPVCTLAADYEDVVALAESATCHLTAGERAAVFGGTAGRVYGIGT is encoded by the coding sequence ATGCGTATCGACGCCCACCACCACCTCTGGGATCCGACCCGGCGCGAGCAGCCCTGGATGGACGGGCCGTGGGCCGACCCGATCCGCCGCCGCCACGCGCTGTCCGACCTCGCCCCGCACCTGACCGCGCACGGCGTCGACGGCACGGTCCTGGTCCAGTCCTCCTCCTCGTACGAGGAGACCGCCGAACTGCTGGCCGTCGCCGCCGGGGAGGGCCCGGTCCGCGGGGTGGTCGGCTGGGCGGACCTCACCGACGCCGGCCTCGCGGACGCGCTGGCGAAGCCGCCCGCCGGCCTCGTCGGCATCCGCCACCAGGTACAGGACGAACCGGACCCCGACTGGCTCGACCGCCCCGACGTCCGGCGCGGCCTGGGCACCCTGGCCGCCGCCGGACTGGTCTACGACCTGCTGGTCACCCCGCGCGAACTGCCCGCCGCGCACCGCGCCGTGGCGGACCTGCCGGAGCTGGCCTTCGTCCTGGACCACGCCGGGAAACCCGCCGTCGCGCGCGGCGACTGGCAGCCCTGGGCGGACGCGGCCGCCGCCCTCGGCCGGCTCCCGAACGTCAGCTGCAAGCTCTCCGGCCTGGTCACCGAGGCCGACTGGGCCGCCTGGCGGCCCCAGCAGATCCTGCCCTACGCCCGGCACGTCCTGGACGCCTTCGGGCCCGACCGCGTGATGTTCGGCTCCGACTGGCCGGTGTGCACCCTGGCCGCCGACTACGAGGACGTCGTCGCGCTCGCCGAGTCCGCCACCTGCCACCTCACCGCGGGGGAGCGGGCCGCGGTGTTCGGGGGGACGGCGGGGCGGGTGTACGGGATCGGGACGTAA
- a CDS encoding aldo/keto reductase, with the protein MPHHPYGTAELGRTGVTVPRLGLGCAPLGNLYRAVPEERSRDVVRAALAAGARFFDTAPHYGLGLSEERLGRALRGHDRGSYTLATKVGRRLRPLAPGEEPDGEGFVDTPARARVRDCSRAGIRATLEASLERLGVDAVDIVYLHDVEHQLREVYETGFPALAELRAQRVVRAIGFGMNHSGVLARLVADLDVDVVLCAGRWTLLERTALDDLLPVCARRGTSVVVGGVYNSGLLADPSPGAPYDYAPAPAHLLARARRLADVCAEFGVPLKAAALRFPFGHPAVAAAVVGAATPGEVAENAALFRHPVPDELWHTLVARGLLDPDLPLPPAG; encoded by the coding sequence ATGCCTCACCACCCGTACGGAACCGCCGAGTTGGGCCGGACCGGTGTCACCGTCCCGCGCCTCGGCCTGGGCTGCGCACCGCTCGGCAACCTCTACCGCGCCGTTCCCGAGGAGCGGTCCCGGGACGTCGTCCGCGCCGCCCTCGCCGCCGGCGCCCGCTTCTTCGACACCGCCCCGCACTACGGCCTCGGCCTGTCCGAGGAGCGCCTCGGCCGCGCGCTGCGCGGCCACGACCGCGGTTCCTACACCCTCGCCACCAAGGTCGGCCGCCGGCTGCGCCCGCTGGCGCCGGGGGAGGAGCCGGACGGCGAGGGCTTCGTGGACACCCCCGCCCGCGCCCGGGTACGCGACTGCTCCCGCGCCGGTATCCGGGCCACCCTGGAGGCGTCCCTGGAGCGGCTCGGCGTGGACGCGGTCGACATCGTCTATCTGCACGACGTCGAGCACCAGCTCCGCGAGGTGTACGAGACCGGCTTCCCGGCCCTCGCCGAGCTGCGCGCGCAGCGGGTGGTCCGCGCCATCGGCTTCGGCATGAACCACAGCGGCGTCCTGGCCCGCCTCGTGGCCGACCTGGACGTCGACGTGGTGCTCTGCGCCGGCCGCTGGACGCTGCTGGAGCGCACCGCGCTCGACGACCTGCTGCCGGTGTGCGCCCGGCGCGGCACCTCGGTGGTCGTCGGCGGCGTCTACAACTCCGGCCTGCTGGCCGACCCTTCGCCCGGCGCGCCCTACGACTACGCCCCGGCCCCCGCCCACCTCCTCGCCCGCGCCCGCCGACTGGCCGACGTCTGCGCCGAGTTCGGCGTCCCCCTCAAAGCCGCCGCGCTCCGCTTCCCGTTCGGCCACCCCGCGGTCGCGGCGGCCGTCGTCGGCGCCGCCACCCCCGGTGAGGTCGCCGAGAACGCCGCCCTCTTCCGCCACCCCGTTCCGGACGAACTGTGGCATACGCTCGTCGCCCGCGGCCTGCTCGACCCGGACCTGCCGCTGCCGCCGGCCGGCTGA
- a CDS encoding LLM class flavin-dependent oxidoreductase, translating into MKFSVLSLIGHAPHPLTGRLPSPADRFAEVVATGAEAERLGFDAYAVGERHAGPFLSSSPSVVLGALAARTSRIRLLTGVTVVAILDPVRVAEDYATLTQLARGRIELVVGKGAEAGHFGLFGLDEARQWDLQAEKYALLRRLWSEEGVDWEGEFRPPLKNVTTVPRPYGGPPRVWHGSATSRNSPELAAQHGDPLFTANAIQPRAAYAELVAYYRERFAAYGHDPARARVAAGSGGLLIADSERQAVARYKDLYEARVAQTFQPHLAGRAGYNTPFRTIEDAIADGPQLIGSPQQIIDKILGYHEAYGHDLQSITVDGFGLEHAEQLETLQRFAEEIAPVVRREAPSTLWEGEEAGP; encoded by the coding sequence ATGAAATTCTCCGTGCTCTCCCTCATCGGCCACGCACCGCACCCGCTGACCGGCCGCCTCCCCTCCCCCGCGGACCGGTTCGCGGAGGTCGTCGCGACCGGCGCGGAGGCCGAGCGGCTCGGCTTCGACGCCTACGCCGTCGGCGAGCGGCACGCCGGTCCGTTCCTGTCGTCGAGCCCGTCGGTGGTGCTGGGGGCGCTGGCCGCCCGGACCTCCCGGATCCGGCTGCTGACCGGGGTGACGGTGGTGGCGATCCTCGATCCGGTACGCGTCGCCGAGGACTACGCGACGCTCACCCAGCTCGCCCGCGGCCGGATCGAGCTGGTCGTCGGCAAGGGCGCGGAGGCCGGCCACTTCGGCCTCTTCGGGCTCGACGAGGCGCGTCAGTGGGACCTCCAGGCCGAGAAGTACGCGCTGCTGCGCCGCCTGTGGAGCGAGGAAGGCGTGGACTGGGAGGGCGAGTTCCGGCCGCCGCTGAAGAACGTGACGACGGTGCCGCGCCCCTACGGCGGGCCGCCGCGCGTCTGGCACGGCTCCGCCACCAGCCGCAACTCCCCCGAACTGGCCGCCCAGCACGGCGATCCGCTGTTCACCGCGAACGCGATCCAGCCGCGCGCCGCCTACGCCGAACTCGTCGCGTACTACCGGGAGCGGTTCGCCGCGTACGGCCACGACCCGGCGCGGGCGCGGGTCGCCGCGGGCTCCGGCGGGCTGCTGATCGCGGACAGCGAACGGCAGGCCGTGGCGCGCTACAAGGACCTCTACGAGGCCAGGGTCGCCCAGACCTTCCAGCCGCACCTGGCGGGCCGGGCCGGCTACAACACCCCCTTCCGCACCATCGAGGACGCCATCGCCGACGGCCCCCAGCTGATCGGCTCCCCGCAGCAGATCATCGACAAGATCCTGGGCTACCACGAGGCGTACGGGCACGATCTCCAGTCGATCACCGTCGACGGCTTCGGCCTGGAGCACGCCGAACAGCTGGAGACCCTCCAGCGGTTCGCCGAGGAGATCGCGCCCGTGGTGCGCAGGGAGGCGCCCAGCACGCTGTGGGAGGGGGAGGAGGCGGGGCCGTAG
- a CDS encoding sugar ABC transporter ATP-binding protein, which yields MEQPVVHAEGIVKRYGPTVALDGARLTVRPGEAHALVGRNGAGKSTLVSVLTGMERPDAGRVAFGGEPAPGWGDTAAWRRRVACVYQKSMTVPELTVAENLYLNRFQEAGGRAIRWRALRERARALLAEYGVDVDPGARIRELGVEQRQFVEIARALSCGARLIVLDEPTARLDAAGIARLFGKLRELRAQGAAFLFISHHLQEVYELCDTVTVLRDARRVLTAPVAGLPEDALVAAMTGEEAGAPRTVRTAAGPAGEPVLRAEGLALAGRFGPLDLTVRAGEVVGLAGAAASGSTAIGEALAGLRAPDAGRIAVRGRPVRNGSVPHALDAGIGYVPEDRHREGLVPGRSVAENATLTVTGRLGPLGTVLPSRTREFARRMIASLDIKTTGPGQPVSGLSGGNQQKVVIARALARDPAVLVAVRPTNGVDVRSRDALLGVVRQVADAGSGALIVSDELDDLRVCDRVLAVFHGRVTAAFGPGWRDHELVAAMEGMAADGPPAGEGGASARGPSGTSADTDGTADSADNG from the coding sequence GTGGAGCAGCCCGTTGTCCACGCGGAGGGCATCGTCAAGCGCTACGGCCCGACCGTCGCCCTCGACGGCGCCCGGCTGACCGTACGGCCCGGCGAGGCGCACGCCCTCGTGGGCCGCAACGGCGCCGGCAAGTCGACACTGGTGTCCGTGCTGACCGGCATGGAGCGGCCGGACGCCGGGCGGGTCGCCTTCGGCGGGGAGCCCGCGCCAGGCTGGGGCGACACCGCGGCCTGGCGGCGCCGGGTCGCCTGCGTCTACCAGAAGTCGATGACCGTGCCGGAGCTGACGGTCGCGGAGAACCTCTACCTCAACCGCTTCCAGGAGGCCGGCGGGCGGGCCATCCGCTGGCGGGCGCTGCGGGAGCGGGCCCGCGCACTGCTCGCCGAGTACGGGGTGGACGTCGACCCCGGCGCCCGGATCAGGGAACTGGGCGTCGAGCAGCGGCAGTTCGTGGAGATCGCGCGGGCGCTCTCGTGCGGCGCCCGGCTGATCGTCCTGGACGAGCCCACCGCGCGGCTGGACGCGGCCGGGATCGCCCGGCTCTTCGGCAAGTTGCGGGAACTGCGCGCCCAGGGGGCGGCGTTCCTCTTCATCTCGCACCACCTCCAGGAGGTCTACGAACTCTGTGACACCGTTACGGTCCTCCGGGACGCCCGCCGTGTGCTGACCGCCCCCGTCGCCGGGCTGCCCGAGGACGCGCTGGTGGCGGCGATGACGGGGGAGGAGGCGGGGGCGCCGCGGACGGTGCGGACCGCCGCGGGCCCGGCCGGCGAGCCGGTGCTGCGGGCCGAAGGGCTGGCGCTCGCCGGGCGGTTCGGGCCGCTCGATCTGACCGTACGGGCCGGGGAGGTGGTGGGCCTGGCCGGTGCCGCGGCCAGCGGGAGCACCGCGATCGGCGAGGCGCTGGCCGGGCTGCGGGCCCCGGACGCCGGCCGGATCGCGGTCCGCGGGCGGCCGGTCCGCAACGGCAGCGTGCCGCACGCCCTCGACGCCGGCATCGGCTACGTCCCCGAGGACCGGCACCGCGAAGGGCTCGTCCCCGGCCGCAGCGTCGCCGAGAACGCCACCCTGACCGTCACCGGCCGGCTGGGCCCGCTGGGGACCGTACTGCCGTCCCGGACCCGGGAGTTCGCCCGGCGGATGATCGCGTCGCTGGACATCAAGACCACCGGGCCCGGCCAGCCGGTCTCCGGGCTCTCCGGCGGCAACCAGCAGAAGGTCGTCATCGCCCGCGCACTGGCCCGCGATCCCGCCGTACTGGTCGCCGTCCGGCCGACCAACGGCGTGGACGTCAGGTCCAGGGACGCGCTGCTGGGCGTCGTACGGCAGGTCGCGGACGCCGGCAGCGGGGCGCTGATCGTCTCCGACGAACTGGACGACCTCCGGGTCTGCGACCGGGTGCTGGCGGTCTTCCACGGCCGGGTCACCGCCGCGTTCGGCCCCGGCTGGCGCGATCACGAACTGGTGGCGGCCATGGAGGGCATGGCGGCCGACGGCCCCCCGGCCGGGGAGGGCGGCGCGTCGGCGCGGGGACCGTCCGGCACTTCGGCGGACACCGACGGCACGGCAGACAGCGCAGACAACGGATGA